A genomic window from Quercus lobata isolate SW786 chromosome 10, ValleyOak3.0 Primary Assembly, whole genome shotgun sequence includes:
- the LOC115964892 gene encoding glutathione S-transferase T3-like, with the protein MVLQEHIEQYGNYLQGDSDFVEPFLSRSQNPSMPIQPIPEVEIVTPNPTKHGGNFSVDEDLLLIAAWLNIGMDAVHGTDQKGDKFWEKVWEFFCKNNTYGTTRTSTSLSSRWGNINRETSRFAGFMAKVEARNRSGTTDEDKLKEARDIYQATPNSKTGKKVAFAFEHCWVVLKNQPKWSMLKERSKGLPQTQSSVDQVDSNDDDTVVLERPIGRKAEKAKRKRIDGDKGFDDYLEKKLRYIEASHEQDKEALRIKAERLRLETIREEGRIMTMDTSSMNDKKKIYFENLKDQILARQVGFDLRNM; encoded by the exons ATGGTTTTACAAGAACACATTGAACAATATGGTAATTACTTACAAGGGGATTCCGATTTTGTGGAACCATTTTTAAGTAGGTCTCAAAATCCTTCAATGCCCATCCAGCCTATACCGGAAGTTGAAATTGTCACCCCTAATCCAACAAAACATGGTGGCAACTTTAGTGTAGATGAGGACCTCCTCCTCATCGCTGCATGGCTTAACATTGGCATGGATGCTGTGCATGGTACTGATCAAAAGGGTGACAAATTTTGGGAGAAAGTTTGGGAGTTTTTTTGCAAGAATAATACTTATGGAACCACACGTACTAGTACCTCCCTATCAAGTCGATGGGGAAATATTAATAGGGAGACAAGTAGGTTTGCTGGGTTCATGGCGAAAGTTGAAGCCCGAAATAGAAGCGGTACGACTGATGAGGACAAG ttgaaaGAAGCAAGGGATATATATCAAGCTACACCAAATTCAAAAACCGGCAAAAAGGTAGCTTTTGCTTTTGAACATTGTTGGGTTGTGTTGAAGAACCAACCAAAGTGGAGTATGCTTAAGGAAAGATCAAAAGGGCTCCCTCAAACTCAAAGTTCAGTCGATCAAGTTGATAGCAATGATGATGATACAGTGGTGCTAGAGAGACCAATTGGTCGAAAAGCCGAAAAGGCTAAGCGAAAGAGGATAGATGGTGATAAGGGCTTTGAtgattatttggaaaaaaaattgcgCTATATTGAAGCATCACATGAACAAGACAAAGAGGCTCTTCGCATCAAAGCGGAAAGGCTTCGTCTTGAAACTATTAGGGAGGAGGGAAGAATAATGACTATGGATACAAGTAGCATGAAtgacaagaaaaaaatttattttgaaaatctcaagGATCAAATCCTTGCAAGACAAGTTGGGTTTGACCTAAGGAACATGTAG
- the LOC115966026 gene encoding caffeic acid 3-O-methyltransferase-like, protein MGFTQNQGSPSVSKEDDDACLYAMLLSSSHVFPMVLRTAIELNLFEIIARASPDAYMSPSEIASQLPTQNPDAPYMLDRMLRLLASYSLLTCSIRSCENGSVERLYRVSQAGKLYVQNEDGGFVGSISLFAFQRAILEVWLHFKDAILGGGNLFGKVHGMSIFQYMKTDQTLNNSFNKAMADTSRIHMKKILEMYQGFEGVSLLVDVGGGTGACLNMIISKYSSIKGINFDLPQVIQHAPSYSGIEHVGGDMYVSVPKGDAIMIKTTCHNWNDDQCIKLLKNCNKALAQNGKVIIMDLIMPEVPDASNGAKFVSMLDSAMVIPPGGKERTEKEFEALSKASGSSDFQVICRACTVWGVMELYK, encoded by the exons ATGGGTTTCACACAAAACCAGGGTTCACCCTCTGTTAGTAAAGAAGATGACGATGCATGTCTCTATGCCATGCTACTGTCAAGCTCTCACGTATTTCCCATGGTACTACGCACCGCCATAGAGCTCAACCTGTTTGAGATCATTGCTCGGGCAAGCCCCGATGCTTACATGTCGCCCTCTGAGATTGCTTCTCAGCTTCCCACACAAAACCCTGATGCTCCTTATATGCTAGATCGCATGCTGCGTTTACTTGCTAGCTACTCACTTCTTACTTGTTCTATACGCAGCTGCGAAAATGGAAGTGTTGAGAGACTCTATCGGGTCTCACAAGCTGGCAAGTTATATGTTCAAAATGAAGATGGAGGATTTGTGGGTTCGATCTCATTATTTGCTTTCCAACGTGCCATACTTGAGGTTTG GCTACATTTTAAAGATGCTATTCTTGGAGGAGGTAATCTATTTGGAAAGGTCCACGGGATGTCCATCTTCCAATACATGAAAACTGATCAAACATTGAACAATTCTTTTAACAAGGCAATGGCTGATACTTCCAGaatacacatgaaaaaaattcttgagaTGTACCAAGGTTTTGAGGGGGTATCATTGTTGGTTGATGTTGGTGGTGGCACTGGAGCATGCCTTAACATGATCATTTCCAAGTACTCTTCCATTAAAGGCATCAACTTTGATTTGCCTCAAGTTATACAACACGCGCCATCTTATTCTG GTATTGAGCATGTTGGAGGGGACATGTATGTAAGTGTTCCGAAAGGTGACGCCATTATGATAAAG ACTACATGCCATAACTGGAATGACGATCAATGCATAAAACTCTTGAAGAACTGCAATAAAGCACTGGCACAAAATGGGAAGGTGATTATCATGGACTTAATAATGCCAGAGGTACCTGACGCAAGTAATGGGGCTAAGTTTGTTTCTATGCTTGATAGTGCCATGGTTATTCCACCAGGAGGGAAGGAAAGAACTGAGAAAGAGTTTGAGGCCTTAAGCAAGGCTTCTGGATCTTCGGATTTTCAAGTTATATGCCGTGCTTGTACTGTCTGGGGAGTCATGGAACTTTACAAATAA
- the LOC115964891 gene encoding putative nuclease HARBI1, giving the protein MGRSLFKKLLFDDSDEDEIMRRILKGSTVQRKCRRYIERDRLAGHKRLYLDYFADTPVYPPNLFRRRFRMSRSLFLRIQSRVETYESYFIQKRDGAQKWGLSSLQKITAALRMLAYGVTADFMDEYVRIGESTVMKSLKKFVKAVVDIFSNEYLRSPNNDDIARLLANGERRGFPGMLGSIDCMHWKWKNCPVAWKGQYSGHIHEPTIVLEAVASYDLWIWHAFFGLPGSNNEINVLERSPIFYELEQGRAPAVNYSINGHEYKMGYYLADGIYPKWSTFVKTIPYPREQKKKLFAQAQEANRKDVERAFGVLQARFAIVRGPARFFHAETLQDIMKACVILHNMIVEDERDVNEAVELDYEQIDDNPTIQMSRENTNTFTEFIETHQCIRDRKIHSQLQTDLVEHLWQLQGEL; this is encoded by the coding sequence ATGGGTCGCtctctttttaaaaagttgCTTTTTGACGACTCAGATGAGGATGAGATAATGAGGCGAATTCTTAAAGGTTCAACAGTACAACGTAAATGTCGTCGGTATATCGAACGTGATCGTTTGGCAGGCCATAAAAGACTTTATCTCGACTACTTTGCTGACACACCAGTATATCCTCCTAATTTATTTAGGAGGAGATTTCGGATGAGTCGATCCCTTTTTCTCCGTATTCAATCTAGGGTAGAAACTTATGAAtcttattttatccaaaaaagagatgGTGCCCAAAAATGGGGTTTATCTTCTCTTCAAAAGATAACAGCTGCACTTAGGATGCTTGCGTATGGAGTTACAGCTGATTTTATGGATGAGTATGTGCGGATTGGAGAATCCACTGTAATGAAAagtctaaaaaaatttgttaaagcgGTGGTTGATATTTTCTCCAATGAATACTTGAGGTCTCCAAACAACGACGATATTGCTAGACTTTTAGCCAATGGGGAAAGACGTGGATTTCCAGGGATGCTAGGGAGCATTGATTGCATGCAttggaaatggaaaaattgTCCAGTTGCATGGAAAGGTCAGTACTCTGGTCACATTCATGAGCCAACCATTGTTTTGGAAGCAGTGGCATCTTATGATCTTTGGATATGGCATGCGTTTTTTGGGTTACCTGGGTCAAATAATGAGATTAATGTATTAGAACGGTCTCCTATATTTTATGAGCTCGAACAAGGACGTGCTCCTGCAGTTAATTACTCAATCAATGGTCATGAGTATAAAATGGGATACTATCTTGCCGATGGCATCTATCCGAAGTGGTCAACATTTGTTAAAACAATTCCATATCcacgagaacaaaaaaaaaaattatttgcacAAGCCCAAGAGGCGAATAGGAAGGATGTAGAGCGTGCATTTGGAGTTCTTCAAGCGAGATTCGCAATTGTGCGTGGACCTGCAAGATTTTTCCATGCTGAAACGCTCCAAGACATCATGAAAGCTTGTGTAATTCTTCATAACATGATCGTTGAGGATGAGCGAGATGTAAACGAAGCGGTGGAATTAGATTATGAGCAAATTGATGACAATCCTACCATACAAATGTCACGGGAGAACACAAATACATTTACGGAGTTCATTGAAACCCATCAATGTATTCGAGACCGTAAAATTCATTCTCAACTTCAGACAGACCTCGTTGAGCATTTATGGCAATTACAAGGGGAGTTGTAG